A genomic region of Streptomyces sp. NBC_00247 contains the following coding sequences:
- a CDS encoding helix-turn-helix domain-containing protein gives MGGELLEAAQAGPDDVVLVWEGRDVMAVRLPQLSESLDHVLSAMERTYGSPLSGLDRRAKQSVVRTLEARGAFAVRHGVETVASALGVSRFTVYNYINYANEQRAREAGGG, from the coding sequence ATGGGCGGCGAACTGCTGGAAGCCGCCCAGGCGGGGCCGGACGACGTGGTGCTCGTCTGGGAGGGCCGGGACGTCATGGCCGTACGGCTGCCCCAGCTGTCGGAGTCCCTGGACCACGTTCTCTCCGCGATGGAGCGGACGTACGGCAGCCCGCTGTCCGGACTTGACCGTCGGGCGAAGCAGTCCGTGGTCCGCACCCTGGAGGCCCGGGGAGCGTTCGCCGTACGGCACGGGGTGGAGACGGTGGCGAGCGCCCTCGGGGTCAGCCGCTTCACCGTCTACAACTACATCAATTACGCCAACGAGCAACGGGCCAGAGAGGCCGGCGGCGGCTAA
- a CDS encoding GNAT family N-acetyltransferase, whose amino-acid sequence MRIRSARRSDLRRLQDIERAAGEPFRALGMADVADDEPPPLELLESYRAAGRCWVATRPDTPADDSPVGYLIADPVDGAAHIEQVSVHPSAARLGIGRALIDHAAAWAEGQGLRALTLTTFSDVPWNAPYYARIGFAVLREDQLTEGLRRIRAEEVGNGLDRRPRVCMRREPARIVLPRPLALGGDRTSGRAPRTGVVSGER is encoded by the coding sequence ATGCGTATCCGCTCCGCCAGACGCTCCGATCTCCGCCGGCTCCAGGACATCGAGCGCGCCGCAGGGGAACCGTTCAGAGCCCTCGGGATGGCAGACGTCGCCGACGACGAGCCGCCGCCCCTCGAACTGCTGGAGAGTTACCGGGCCGCCGGACGTTGCTGGGTGGCCACCCGTCCCGACACCCCCGCGGACGACAGCCCCGTCGGCTATCTCATCGCGGACCCCGTGGACGGTGCCGCCCACATCGAACAGGTCTCGGTCCATCCCTCGGCGGCCCGGCTCGGCATCGGCCGGGCCCTCATCGACCATGCCGCCGCGTGGGCGGAGGGCCAGGGTCTCCGCGCTCTCACCCTGACGACCTTCTCCGACGTCCCGTGGAACGCCCCGTACTACGCGCGCATCGGGTTCGCCGTGCTGCGCGAGGACCAACTCACCGAGGGGCTGCGGCGGATCAGGGCCGAAGAGGTGGGCAACGGCCTGGACCGGCGGCCCCGCGTCTGCATGCGCCGCGAGCCCGCCCGGATCGTGCTGCCCCGTCCTCTCGCGCTGGGCGGCGACCGGACATCGGGCCGGGCCCCCCGGACCGGCGTTGTCAGTGGCGAACGCTAG
- a CDS encoding AMP-binding protein, translating to MSANSATETFRAARDFLLRHREDWATAGAGFRWPRFDRFNWALDWFDVIAEGNDRTALHIVEEDGRRTEVSFARMSARSNRAANWLAAQGVREGDRILVMLGNQVELWETALAAMKLRAVVIPATPLLGPLDLRDRVERGRVAHVIVRAEDTAKFDDVPGSYTRMAVGEAGDGECPDGWLPYAGADEHSEVYVPDRETAADEPLMLYFTSGTTASPKLVEHTHVSYPVGHLATMYWIGLRPGDVHLNISSPGWAKHAWSNLFAPWNAEATVFIFNYQRFDASRLMAEMDRSGITSFCAPPTVWRMLIQADLTRLARPPREVVAAGEPLNPEVIETVRRAWGVTVRDGFGQTETAVQVANSPGQQVKAGSMGRPTPGYTVELLDPVTGEPGATEGEISLDLADAPVGLMTGYHGDAERTAEVMAGGYYRTGDIGSRDADGYITYIGRSDDVFKSSDYKISPFELESALLEHEAVAEAAVVPAPDPVRLSVPKAYVVLAEGWEPGPDTAKVLFEHSRAVLAPYKRLRRLEFAELPKTISGKIRRVELRERTARSTGTEYTEGDLR from the coding sequence ATGTCGGCAAACAGCGCGACCGAGACGTTCCGGGCGGCTAGGGACTTCTTGCTCCGGCACCGTGAGGACTGGGCGACCGCCGGTGCGGGGTTCCGGTGGCCCCGGTTCGACCGGTTCAACTGGGCGCTCGACTGGTTCGACGTGATCGCCGAGGGCAACGACCGTACCGCCTTGCACATCGTGGAGGAGGACGGCCGACGCACCGAAGTGTCGTTCGCCCGCATGTCGGCCCGCTCCAACCGGGCGGCCAACTGGCTCGCCGCTCAGGGAGTGCGCGAGGGCGACCGCATCCTCGTCATGCTGGGCAACCAGGTCGAGTTGTGGGAGACCGCGCTCGCCGCGATGAAACTGCGCGCCGTGGTCATCCCCGCGACCCCGCTGCTCGGACCGCTCGACCTGCGCGACCGGGTCGAGCGTGGCCGGGTCGCCCACGTGATCGTGCGCGCGGAGGACACCGCCAAGTTCGACGACGTGCCCGGCTCCTACACGCGGATGGCCGTGGGCGAGGCCGGCGACGGTGAGTGCCCGGACGGCTGGCTCCCCTACGCGGGCGCCGACGAGCACTCCGAGGTGTACGTACCGGACCGGGAGACGGCCGCCGACGAGCCGCTGATGCTGTACTTCACCTCCGGCACGACCGCCAGCCCGAAGCTGGTGGAACACACCCATGTGTCGTACCCCGTGGGCCACTTGGCGACGATGTACTGGATCGGGCTGCGGCCCGGAGATGTCCATCTGAACATCTCCTCGCCAGGTTGGGCCAAGCACGCCTGGTCCAACCTGTTCGCCCCCTGGAACGCCGAGGCGACCGTCTTCATCTTCAACTACCAGCGCTTCGACGCGAGTCGGCTGATGGCGGAGATGGACCGCTCGGGCATCACCAGCTTCTGCGCCCCGCCGACCGTCTGGCGGATGCTCATCCAGGCGGACCTCACCCGGCTCGCCCGCCCCCCGCGCGAGGTCGTCGCGGCTGGTGAGCCGCTCAACCCCGAGGTCATCGAGACCGTGCGGCGAGCGTGGGGGGTGACCGTCCGGGACGGCTTCGGCCAGACCGAGACCGCCGTCCAGGTCGCCAACTCGCCCGGCCAGCAGGTGAAAGCCGGCTCCATGGGTCGCCCCACCCCCGGCTACACGGTCGAGCTGCTCGACCCGGTCACCGGTGAACCCGGCGCCACGGAGGGGGAGATCTCCCTCGATCTCGCCGACGCCCCCGTCGGGCTGATGACCGGCTACCACGGGGACGCGGAGCGTACGGCCGAGGTGATGGCGGGCGGCTACTACCGCACCGGTGACATCGGCTCGCGCGACGCGGACGGGTACATCACCTACATCGGGCGGTCCGACGACGTCTTCAAATCCTCCGACTACAAGATCTCGCCCTTCGAGCTGGAGAGTGCCCTGCTGGAGCACGAGGCGGTCGCCGAGGCGGCGGTCGTGCCGGCCCCCGACCCGGTCCGCCTCTCGGTGCCGAAGGCGTACGTCGTACTCGCCGAGGGCTGGGAACCCGGGCCGGACACCGCGAAGGTGCTCTTCGAGCACTCCAGGGCCGTCCTCGCCCCGTACAAGCGGCTGCGCAGGCTGGAGTTCGCGGAACTGCCCAAGACCATCTCGGGCAAGATCCGCCGGGTCGAACTGCGCGAGCGGACCGCTCGCTCCACCGGCACGGAGTACACCGAAGGGGACCTGCGGTGA
- a CDS encoding winged helix DNA-binding domain-containing protein: protein MAAQKNPPGPRPTTGPVRPAVLSARALNRATLHRQLLLERSEMSPKGAVAHLVGLQAQNTKPPYFQLFSRLADFDPADLSALMESREVVRIVTLRSTIHTHTAEDALTIRPLVQPARDRELRLFRQGLAGVDLDRLKDISRALVEERPRTVKELRTALLAEWPDADPLALTVAARCALPLAQTTPRGLWERSGQVTLTTLEHWLGRPAQDLPAPDTLVLRYLAAFGPASVKDLQSWSGLTRTREVFDRLRPRLLTFRDENGVELFDLPDAPRPDPDLPAPPRFLPEFDNVLLGHADRTRVIPAEFNGRNGRGNQAYGTVLVDGFLAAVWRLDRTDDTATATVQPLGRLGRADREAVAEEAVHLLTVMTDAGVREVRFAGFVDFGE from the coding sequence ATGGCCGCCCAGAAGAACCCTCCCGGACCCCGCCCCACCACCGGGCCGGTGCGCCCGGCCGTGCTCTCGGCCCGGGCGCTGAACCGGGCCACGCTCCACCGCCAACTCCTGCTCGAACGGTCGGAGATGTCCCCGAAGGGCGCCGTCGCCCACCTCGTCGGACTCCAGGCGCAGAACACCAAGCCCCCCTACTTCCAACTCTTCTCGCGGCTCGCGGACTTCGACCCCGCCGACCTCTCCGCGCTGATGGAGTCGCGCGAGGTCGTACGGATCGTCACCCTGCGCTCCACGATCCACACCCACACCGCCGAGGACGCCCTCACCATCCGCCCGCTCGTCCAGCCCGCCCGGGACCGCGAGCTGAGACTCTTCCGCCAGGGACTCGCCGGGGTGGACCTCGACCGGCTCAAGGACATCAGCAGGGCGCTCGTCGAGGAGCGGCCCCGCACGGTGAAGGAGCTGCGCACGGCACTGCTCGCCGAATGGCCGGACGCCGACCCGCTCGCCCTCACCGTGGCGGCCCGCTGCGCGCTTCCGCTGGCGCAGACCACGCCCCGGGGCCTCTGGGAGCGGAGCGGGCAGGTCACGCTGACCACCCTGGAGCACTGGCTCGGCCGCCCCGCGCAAGACCTTCCGGCCCCCGACACCCTGGTGCTGCGCTATCTCGCGGCCTTCGGCCCCGCCTCCGTGAAGGACCTGCAGAGCTGGTCCGGACTCACCCGGACGCGCGAGGTCTTCGACCGGCTGCGGCCTCGGCTCCTCACCTTCCGCGACGAGAACGGCGTCGAGCTCTTCGACCTCCCCGACGCCCCGCGCCCCGATCCGGACCTCCCCGCCCCGCCGCGCTTCCTGCCCGAGTTCGACAACGTCCTCCTCGGCCACGCGGACCGCACCCGGGTCATCCCGGCCGAGTTCAACGGGCGCAACGGCAGGGGGAACCAGGCGTACGGAACGGTGCTCGTCGACGGATTCCTCGCCGCGGTCTGGCGCCTCGACCGTACGGACGACACCGCGACCGCCACCGTGCAGCCGCTGGGCCGGCTCGGCCGCGCGGACCGGGAAGCCGTGGCAGAGGAGGCCGTGCACCTGCTGACCGTGATGACGGACGCGGGCGTACGCGAGGTCCGTTTCGCCGGCTTCGTGGACTTCGGGGAGTGA
- a CDS encoding DMT family transporter has product MISVLFAVLTALSNGAASVLQRRAAVNVPDSAAMRLSLFGHLLRQKVWLGGIALVIVAAVCQAVALATGPIAVVQPIFVIELPSTLLLAGFVMRVRVPRQVWYGVAAVTTGLALGMASAAPGGGHDTVVGTVWVVALLVTGAFEAALIVAALASRRNVRAALLGLAAACGYALTAALMKDAMGRLDGSGGVTRLLAAWQLYATAAAGVGALYLLQNALQAGTLVAVQPMLTLGDALISVLYGVTLFGETLRTGWWLLPELVAVALIGVGCLELSRSPLASGNPLPPSRVK; this is encoded by the coding sequence GTGATCAGCGTCCTGTTCGCCGTCCTGACCGCGCTCAGCAACGGCGCCGCCTCGGTCCTCCAGCGCCGGGCGGCCGTCAACGTGCCGGACTCCGCGGCGATGCGGCTCTCCCTGTTCGGCCATCTGCTGCGCCAGAAGGTGTGGCTCGGCGGGATCGCGCTGGTGATCGTCGCGGCCGTCTGCCAGGCCGTGGCCCTCGCGACCGGACCGATCGCCGTGGTGCAGCCGATCTTCGTGATCGAGCTTCCCTCGACCCTGCTGCTGGCCGGGTTCGTCATGCGCGTCCGGGTCCCCCGCCAGGTCTGGTACGGGGTCGCGGCCGTGACGACCGGCCTGGCCCTGGGCATGGCGTCGGCCGCCCCGGGCGGGGGCCACGACACGGTCGTGGGCACCGTCTGGGTCGTGGCGCTCCTGGTCACCGGGGCCTTCGAGGCGGCCCTGATCGTGGCGGCCCTGGCCTCCCGGCGCAACGTCCGTGCGGCACTGCTCGGGCTCGCCGCCGCCTGCGGATACGCGCTGACCGCGGCCCTGATGAAGGACGCCATGGGCCGGCTGGACGGCTCCGGCGGGGTGACCCGACTGCTCGCCGCCTGGCAGCTCTACGCCACGGCGGCGGCCGGGGTCGGGGCGCTGTACCTGCTCCAGAACGCCCTTCAGGCGGGCACGCTGGTGGCCGTCCAGCCGATGCTGACGCTCGGCGACGCGCTGATCAGCGTCCTGTACGGGGTGACCCTCTTCGGGGAGACGCTGCGCACCGGTTGGTGGCTGCTGCCGGAGCTGGTGGCGGTCGCTCTGATCGGCGTGGGCTGTCTGGAGCTCTCCCGGTCGCCCCTCGCCTCCGGCAATCCCCTGCCCCCGTCCCGCGTGAAGTAG
- a CDS encoding MFS transporter, whose translation MTPSTARPGSQGPGTPPGSPSGSGGSGQGEPDPNRWRALAVCLVAGFMTLLDVSIVNVALPSIKEGLHTPESDLQWVLSGYALAFGLFLIPAGRLGDARGRRAVFMVGLALFTLSSAACGAAQSSLWLVVARLVQGLAGGLLSPQISALIQQMFSGHERGRAFGMFGTVVGISTAVGPLLGGLLIQLAGAEEGWRWVFYVNLPLGVVCLLLARRLLPDTPSAGHVRARDLDPLGVLLLGAGVLCLLLPFVQAQQWHGNEKWLLLLVAAALLVVFVAWEARCAGGGTQPVLDLSLFRLRSYWLGCLLILLYFAGFTSIFFVTTLYLQSGLGYSALQAGLAISPFAVGSGLSAMIGGRLVGRFGRPLVVVGLAMVAVGLAGTALAVHQVPGHNAGWAMAAPLLFGGIGSGLVIAPNQTLTLSDVPVAHAGSAGGTLQTGQRVGSAIGIAAVGAVFFAQVTGDGWATAYDHGLIVSVAFVCAGLVAAIADVVAGRRHGRRTRKPAGRAGGA comes from the coding sequence ATGACTCCGAGCACGGCGCGTCCCGGTTCGCAGGGGCCCGGAACACCTCCCGGCTCCCCCTCCGGCTCCGGCGGATCCGGGCAGGGCGAGCCCGACCCCAACCGTTGGCGGGCCCTCGCGGTCTGCCTGGTGGCCGGGTTCATGACCCTGCTGGACGTGTCGATCGTCAATGTGGCGCTGCCGTCCATCAAGGAAGGGCTGCACACCCCCGAATCGGATCTCCAGTGGGTGCTCTCCGGCTACGCCCTGGCCTTCGGGCTCTTCCTGATCCCGGCCGGACGGCTCGGCGACGCGCGGGGGCGGCGCGCGGTGTTCATGGTGGGGCTCGCCCTGTTCACCCTCTCCTCCGCCGCGTGCGGGGCGGCCCAGTCCAGCCTCTGGCTCGTGGTCGCCCGACTGGTCCAGGGACTCGCGGGCGGCCTGCTCTCGCCCCAGATCTCCGCCCTGATCCAGCAGATGTTCTCCGGGCACGAGCGCGGCCGGGCCTTCGGGATGTTCGGCACGGTCGTCGGCATCTCCACCGCCGTGGGACCGCTGCTCGGCGGGCTGCTGATCCAGCTGGCCGGCGCGGAGGAGGGCTGGCGCTGGGTGTTCTACGTCAACCTTCCGCTCGGCGTCGTCTGCCTCCTGCTGGCCCGCCGGCTGCTGCCGGACACTCCGTCGGCCGGTCACGTACGCGCCCGCGACCTGGACCCGCTCGGCGTACTGCTGCTCGGCGCGGGCGTGCTCTGCCTGCTGCTGCCGTTCGTCCAGGCCCAGCAGTGGCACGGCAACGAGAAGTGGCTGCTGCTCCTGGTCGCCGCGGCGCTGCTCGTGGTGTTCGTCGCCTGGGAGGCGCGCTGCGCCGGCGGAGGGACGCAACCGGTGCTGGACCTGTCGCTCTTCCGGCTGCGTTCGTACTGGCTGGGCTGTCTGCTGATCCTGCTGTACTTCGCCGGGTTCACCTCGATCTTCTTCGTCACCACGCTCTATCTGCAGTCCGGCCTCGGCTACAGCGCTCTCCAGGCGGGCCTGGCCATCTCCCCGTTCGCGGTCGGCTCGGGCCTCTCGGCCATGATCGGCGGACGGCTGGTCGGGCGCTTCGGGCGTCCACTGGTCGTCGTGGGGCTGGCCATGGTCGCGGTCGGCCTGGCCGGGACGGCCCTCGCCGTGCACCAGGTGCCGGGGCACAACGCGGGCTGGGCGATGGCGGCCCCCCTGCTGTTCGGCGGGATCGGCAGCGGCCTGGTCATCGCCCCCAACCAGACACTCACCCTCTCGGACGTACCGGTGGCCCACGCGGGCAGCGCCGGCGGCACCCTGCAGACCGGCCAGCGCGTCGGCTCCGCGATCGGCATCGCCGCGGTCGGGGCGGTCTTCTTCGCCCAGGTCACCGGCGACGGCTGGGCCACGGCCTACGACCACGGCCTCATCGTCTCGGTCGCCTTCGTCTGCGCCGGACTCGTCGCGGCGATCGCCGACGTGGTCGCCGGGCGCCGCCACGGCAGGCGTACGCGGAAGCCGGCCGGGCGGGCCGGCGGGGCGTGA
- a CDS encoding endonuclease/exonuclease/phosphatase family protein, giving the protein MQISRARSAALAGVVAVALSVTALPAAFAVPSADAVIAEVYGGGGNSGATLTRDFIELGNAGGAAFDLSGYSVQYLPGTPSAGSLWQVSPLAGSVAPGGRYLVAEAAGTGGTVALPTPDATGTVAMAAGSGTVALVSGTTPLTCKTAADCAIDTRIVDLVGYGSAVVRETAPAPAPSATASVTRAASLADTDDNSADLAAGAPTPVNSAGQTPGGGSTDPEEPSEPTEPGTVRVHDIQGTTRLSPLDGQTVTAVPGVVTGVRTTGSRGYWLQDTAPDADARTSEAVFVYTGSAAPGVVAGDSVLVSGKVDEYYPGTGAQSVTEITAPKTTVLSRGNALPAPVVLDASSVPAAYTPTAGGGSIEALPLEPGTYALDLYESLEGVRVRIADTRVVGATNSYGEMWVTVKPNENPSARGGTIYTSYTDQNTGRIEVMSLDTADPLPPANVGDVLSGTTTGVLDYVSFGGYALQATEVGTRTDNGLKREVTRKQKKKELAVATYNVENLDALDDQAKFDTLASGVAVNLSSPDVVSLEEIQDDNGATSDGTVGSEATLKRFTDAIVAAGGPRYSWRYIAPEDGKDGGEPGGNIRNVFLFNPKRVSFVDRPGGGATTAVTAVDTRKGVELSASPGRINPTSAAWADSRKPLVGEFRFDGETVFVIGNHFASKGGDLPLHGKNQAPERSSEVKRIQQGAEVNAFVKSLLAADKSAKIITLGDLNDFAFSPAVTALTDGKVLKPLITTLPANEQYSYVYEGNSQTLDHILTSPGVRRLDYDVVHINAEFSDQASDHDPQIVRVNLGGSAKDDRKHDDKNHGKDKGHGKGH; this is encoded by the coding sequence GTGCAGATATCCAGAGCCCGTTCGGCCGCGCTGGCCGGTGTCGTCGCCGTCGCGCTGTCGGTGACGGCCCTGCCCGCCGCCTTCGCAGTCCCGTCCGCCGACGCCGTGATCGCGGAGGTCTATGGCGGCGGGGGCAACTCGGGCGCCACGCTCACCCGTGACTTCATCGAGCTGGGCAACGCGGGCGGTGCGGCGTTCGACCTCTCGGGCTACAGCGTCCAGTACCTGCCCGGCACCCCGTCCGCCGGCTCGCTCTGGCAGGTGTCCCCCCTGGCCGGCTCCGTCGCCCCGGGTGGCCGCTACCTCGTGGCCGAGGCCGCGGGTACGGGCGGCACGGTCGCGCTGCCCACCCCCGACGCCACCGGCACCGTCGCGATGGCCGCGGGCAGCGGCACGGTCGCGCTGGTCTCCGGTACCACCCCGCTCACCTGCAAGACCGCGGCCGACTGCGCCATCGACACCCGGATCGTCGACCTCGTCGGGTACGGCTCCGCCGTCGTCCGCGAGACCGCCCCGGCCCCTGCCCCGTCCGCCACCGCCTCCGTGACCCGTGCCGCCTCGCTGGCCGACACCGACGACAACTCGGCCGATCTCGCCGCGGGCGCCCCGACCCCGGTCAACTCGGCCGGCCAGACCCCCGGCGGTGGCTCCACCGACCCCGAGGAGCCGAGCGAGCCCACCGAGCCCGGCACCGTCCGGGTGCACGACATCCAGGGCACCACCCGCCTCTCGCCGCTCGACGGCCAGACGGTCACGGCGGTACCCGGCGTCGTCACCGGTGTCCGTACGACCGGCTCGCGCGGTTACTGGCTTCAGGACACCGCCCCCGACGCGGACGCCCGCACCAGCGAGGCAGTCTTCGTCTACACCGGATCGGCCGCCCCCGGCGTCGTCGCCGGTGACTCCGTCCTGGTCAGCGGCAAGGTGGACGAGTACTACCCGGGCACCGGGGCCCAGTCGGTCACCGAGATCACCGCCCCGAAGACCACGGTGCTGTCGCGCGGCAACGCCCTGCCCGCACCGGTCGTGCTCGACGCCTCCTCGGTACCCGCCGCGTACACGCCCACCGCGGGCGGCGGCTCGATCGAGGCGCTCCCGCTGGAGCCGGGCACCTACGCCCTCGACCTGTACGAGTCCCTCGAAGGCGTCCGCGTCCGGATCGCGGACACCCGGGTCGTCGGCGCGACCAACTCCTACGGCGAGATGTGGGTGACGGTCAAGCCGAACGAGAACCCCAGCGCGCGCGGCGGCACGATCTACACCTCGTACACCGACCAGAACACCGGGCGCATCGAGGTGATGTCCCTGGACACCGCCGATCCGCTCCCGCCCGCGAACGTGGGCGACGTGCTCTCCGGCACCACGACGGGCGTCCTCGACTACGTCTCCTTCGGGGGTTACGCCCTCCAGGCCACGGAGGTCGGCACGCGCACCGACAACGGGCTGAAGCGCGAGGTCACCCGCAAGCAGAAGAAGAAGGAACTCGCGGTCGCCACGTACAACGTGGAGAACCTGGACGCGCTCGACGACCAGGCGAAGTTCGACACCCTCGCCTCGGGCGTCGCCGTCAACCTCTCCTCGCCGGACGTGGTCTCCCTGGAGGAGATCCAGGACGACAACGGCGCGACCAGCGACGGTACGGTCGGTTCCGAGGCGACGCTGAAGCGCTTCACCGACGCGATCGTCGCCGCCGGCGGACCGCGGTACTCCTGGCGCTACATCGCCCCCGAGGACGGCAAGGACGGCGGCGAGCCCGGCGGCAACATCCGTAACGTCTTCCTCTTCAACCCGAAGCGGGTTTCCTTCGTGGACCGCCCGGGTGGCGGCGCGACGACCGCCGTCACCGCGGTGGACACCCGCAAGGGCGTCGAGCTCTCCGCCTCACCCGGCCGGATCAACCCGACGAGCGCCGCGTGGGCCGACAGCCGCAAGCCGCTGGTGGGCGAGTTCCGCTTCGACGGCGAGACCGTCTTCGTCATCGGCAACCACTTCGCTTCCAAGGGCGGCGACCTGCCCCTGCACGGCAAGAACCAGGCCCCGGAGCGCAGTTCGGAGGTCAAGCGCATCCAGCAGGGCGCCGAGGTCAACGCCTTCGTCAAGTCGCTGCTGGCGGCCGACAAGTCGGCCAAGATCATCACGCTCGGCGACCTCAACGACTTCGCGTTCTCCCCGGCCGTGACCGCGCTGACCGACGGCAAGGTGCTCAAGCCGCTGATCACCACACTGCCCGCGAACGAGCAGTACAGCTACGTGTACGAGGGCAACTCCCAGACGCTGGACCACATCCTGACGAGCCCCGGCGTCCGCCGGCTCGACTACGACGTGGTGCACATCAACGCGGAGTTCTCCGACCAGGCGAGCGACCACGACCCGCAGATCGTCCGCGTGAACCTCGGCGGCTCGGCCAAGGACGACAGGAAGCACGACGACAAGAACCACGGCAAGGACAAAGGGCACGGCAAGGGGCACTGA
- a CDS encoding alpha/beta fold hydrolase, whose protein sequence is MGEEIIRSLSVEGVPFSYRLLRRGGGPDGSGQARVPGPGAGPDAARVPGPQEAPGAGAAPGPGPATEPVVVLGGALQGMYGWPQMDDHLGPVADVVTADLPGMGSAGALPPGPSAVLLRRAVTRIVDDLGVPRVNLFGFSYGTAIAFDWARHNPGRVARIALGGVPTHISPAQRAHWQRAVERMTAGDADGLATLAAEALMCTDPERYVHRGALAQRYVRRSFLHALRTSPHAADSLVRALGDRPDFSGGLTGVPALIFAGEHDTVTSPERQREFAESVEGSRFLTLADADHWVVLERADDVAELAARFFTDRPLPADRRPGPGIGQAYAAPAPRAGS, encoded by the coding sequence ATGGGCGAGGAGATCATCCGGTCGTTGTCGGTGGAGGGGGTGCCCTTCTCCTACCGCCTGCTAAGACGCGGCGGCGGTCCCGACGGCTCGGGGCAGGCGCGTGTACCGGGCCCCGGTGCCGGTCCGGACGCGGCGCGGGTGCCCGGCCCGCAGGAGGCGCCCGGGGCCGGTGCGGCCCCGGGCCCCGGCCCCGCCACCGAGCCGGTCGTGGTGCTCGGCGGCGCGCTCCAGGGCATGTACGGGTGGCCCCAGATGGACGACCACCTCGGACCGGTCGCCGACGTGGTGACCGCCGACCTCCCCGGCATGGGAAGCGCCGGTGCGCTGCCGCCCGGACCGAGTGCCGTACTGCTGCGTCGGGCGGTCACCCGCATCGTCGACGACCTCGGCGTCCCACGGGTCAACCTCTTCGGCTTCTCGTACGGCACCGCCATCGCCTTCGACTGGGCCCGCCACAACCCCGGCAGGGTGGCCCGGATCGCGCTGGGCGGGGTCCCCACGCACATCTCCCCGGCCCAACGCGCCCACTGGCAGCGGGCGGTGGAACGGATGACCGCAGGCGACGCGGACGGGCTCGCCACCCTCGCGGCCGAGGCCCTGATGTGCACGGACCCCGAACGGTACGTCCACCGGGGCGCGTTGGCCCAGCGTTACGTACGGCGGTCCTTCCTGCACGCCCTGCGCACCTCGCCGCACGCGGCCGACTCGCTGGTACGCGCCCTGGGCGACCGCCCCGACTTCTCCGGCGGGCTCACCGGGGTGCCGGCGCTGATCTTCGCCGGCGAGCACGACACGGTCACCTCGCCGGAGCGGCAACGGGAGTTCGCGGAGAGCGTCGAGGGCAGCCGGTTCCTCACGCTCGCCGACGCCGACCACTGGGTGGTACTCGAACGCGCCGACGACGTCGCCGAGTTGGCGGCCCGCTTCTTCACCGACCGCCCACTCCCGGCCGACCGGAGGCCAGGCCCGGGGATCGGGCAGGCGTACGCCGCGCCCGCCCCCCGGGCCGGGTCCTGA